In one window of bacterium DNA:
- the panD gene encoding aspartate 1-decarboxylase yields the protein MLRMMCKSKIQKATVTETNLEYEGSIAIGKNIMAEADILPYEIVLIVNLNTGARFETYAIPAGNNSGVIGLQGGAARLGEVGDRLIIISYEFVEEEKAKVYKPKIVLLDEKNKIIEKK from the coding sequence ATGTTGCGAATGATGTGTAAATCGAAGATTCAGAAGGCAACCGTCACTGAGACGAACTTAGAGTACGAAGGAAGTATCGCTATTGGTAAAAACATAATGGCTGAGGCAGATATTCTTCCTTACGAGATAGTGCTCATAGTCAACTTGAATACAGGAGCCAGGTTTGAAACCTACGCCATTCCTGCTGGCAATAATTCAGGAGTCATAGGGCTTCAAGGAGGAGCAGCAAGACTGGGAGAAGTAGGAGACAGACTAATTATTATTTCTTACGAGTTTGTCGAGGAAGAGAAAGCAAAAGTTTACAAACCCAAGATAGTCCTCTTAGATGAAAAAAACAAAATAATAGAAAAAAAGTGA
- a CDS encoding Fe-S-containing hydro-lyase, with product MVSSIKIETPLDEETISKLKIGNKVLLNGIVYTARDQAHKRLVDELEKAGKENRQPNLPFPLEGQVIYYVGPAPSRPGMVIGPAGPTTSGRMDTYTPILLEKGLKGTIGKGRRGKDTIEAMKKYKAVYFVAVGGAAVLISKRIKRIETVAYEDLGPEAIYRLEVEDFPLIVANDVYGNDLFDEGIKKYRKVT from the coding sequence ATGGTCAGTTCTATTAAAATTGAAACACCACTGGATGAAGAAACGATAAGTAAACTGAAGATAGGAAATAAGGTTCTATTAAACGGAATAGTTTATACTGCCAGAGACCAGGCTCATAAGCGCTTAGTTGATGAATTAGAGAAAGCCGGAAAAGAAAATCGCCAGCCTAATCTACCCTTCCCTCTGGAGGGGCAAGTAATCTATTATGTTGGTCCTGCTCCGTCCAGACCAGGAATGGTAATCGGCCCCGCTGGGCCAACCACCAGTGGCCGAATGGACACCTACACTCCCATTCTATTAGAGAAGGGATTAAAGGGAACAATTGGAAAGGGAAGGCGTGGTAAGGATACAATCGAAGCAATGAAGAAGTATAAGGCTGTCTATTTCGTTGCTGTAGGTGGGGCTGCAGTATTAATTTCCAAGAGAATCAAAAGAATAGAGACAGTGGCTTATGAGGACTTGGGTCCTGAAGCCATCTATCGTCTGGAAGTGGAAGATTTTCCATTAATTGTGGCTAACGATGTCTATGGCAATGACCTTTTTGATGAAGGCATAAAGAAGTATCGAAAAGTTACTTAA
- a CDS encoding fumarate hydratase, producing MREITSEEVTQAVENLCISSNCTLSEDVWKALREKLKNEESLVGKEVLEEILENDRMAEEEKLPLCQDTGFTTIFVEMGQEIRVTGGDFYKAINKGVGNGYRKGYLRKSVVKDPLRRKNTGDNTPAWVHIDIVPGNKLKISVMPKGAGSENMSTVKMLSPTEGVQGVKKFVLDWVKERGANACPPLVVGVGIGGTFEGVAKLAKKALLRPIGSKNPEPFYAEMEEELLKEINNLGLGPQGLGGSSTALAVHIETYPCHIASLPLAINLQCHAVRHATIIL from the coding sequence ATGAGAGAGATTACTTCAGAAGAGGTTACCCAGGCAGTAGAGAATCTCTGCATCTCCTCAAATTGTACTTTGAGCGAGGATGTCTGGAAAGCTCTCAGGGAGAAGTTAAAAAACGAGGAATCTCTTGTGGGGAAAGAAGTGCTGGAAGAGATTCTGGAGAACGACCGCATGGCTGAAGAAGAGAAACTTCCCCTGTGCCAGGATACAGGTTTTACCACAATTTTTGTGGAAATGGGTCAAGAGATTAGAGTTACTGGAGGAGATTTTTACAAAGCAATTAACAAGGGAGTAGGCAACGGTTATAGGAAGGGATACTTGAGGAAGTCAGTAGTTAAAGATCCACTGCGGCGTAAGAATACAGGTGATAATACTCCTGCTTGGGTGCATATAGATATTGTTCCTGGAAATAAACTTAAGATTTCAGTTATGCCCAAAGGAGCTGGTAGCGAAAATATGTCCACAGTAAAGATGCTTTCTCCCACCGAAGGAGTGCAAGGGGTGAAGAAATTTGTGTTGGATTGGGTAAAGGAGAGAGGAGCGAATGCTTGTCCCCCGCTTGTAGTAGGAGTGGGAATTGGTGGCACTTTTGAAGGGGTGGCAAAGCTGGCCAAGAAAGCGCTGTTGCGTCCAATAGGTTCAAAGAATCCTGAACCTTTCTATGCTGAAATGGAAGAAGAGCTTCTTAAAGAAATAAACAATCTGGGACTGGGTCCTCAAGGGCTGGGTGGCTCTTCTACTGCTTTAGCTGTTCACATTGAGACTTATCCCTGCCATATAGCCAGTCTACCTTTAGCCATAAATCTGCAGTGCCACGCTGTCCGGCACGCTACAATAATCTTATAG